Proteins from one Ficedula albicollis isolate OC2 chromosome 3, FicAlb1.5, whole genome shotgun sequence genomic window:
- the RSPH9 gene encoding radial spoke head protein 9 homolog, translating to PPGASLPLLQRDYRFERVWFWGCIQGVRGAYYIAEGLGPDRAAPRSRLYSLNCVDWSLLTPATKEMLALAEQVKGRFQGDPSFEYGLSEINAEAAARLMESGKEPVMKEEARLIATIELIDREVGIVPRGAFVKTPLGAVHENRHFEGLSLAEAKKLSSYFHLTKPVNLKNKTLLEKADLDPSTDFLDSLEHDIPRGSWSIQLEKGGTVVVLRSLLWLGLTFYHVPMTKQFGYVYFGTGEKNLDLPFML from the exons cccccgggcgccTCGCTGCCGCTGCTGCAGCGCGACTACCGCTTCGAGCGGGTCTGGTTCTGGGGCTGCATCCAGGGCGTGCGCGGCGCCTACTACATCGCCGAGGGGCTGGGCCCCGACCGCGCCGCGCCCCGCAGCCGCCTGTACAG CTTGAACTGCGTGGACTGGAGCCTCCTGACGCCAGCCACCAAGGAGATGCTCGCACTGGCTGAGCAGGTGAAGGGCCGCTTTCAGGGGGATCCTTCCTTTGAGTACGGCTTGTCTGAGATAAACGCAGAAGCTGCTGCAAGACTGATGGAAAGTGGTAAGGAG cctGTGATGAAGGAGGAGGCCCGCCTCATAGCCACGATTGAACTGATAGACAGAGAAGTTGGTATCGTCCCCCGAGGGGCTTTTGTGAAGACTCCTCTTGGGGCTGTGCATGAAAATAGACACTTTGAAG GTCTGTCTTTGGCAGAGGCAAAAAAGTTAAGTTCCTATTTCCATCTCACTAAGCCTGTTAACCTGAAGAATAAAACCCTGCTGGAAAAGGCTGACCTGGACCCATCCACCGACTTTCTAGACTCTCTGGAGCATGATATCCCACGAG GCTCCTGGAGTatccagctggagaagggaggcACTGTGGTGGTGCTGCGGagcctgctgtggctgggacTGACATTCTACCATGTCCCGATGACCAAGCAATTCGGCTACGTCTACTTTGGCACTGGTGAGAAGAATCTTGATCTGCCCTTCATGCTGTGA